The genomic segment GGGCAGCTAGAGCTGGTTCCCAGGTAAGTAAAAATCACTGTCCCGTAGAAGAGAGTCACTATGGTCAggtgggaagcacaggtggaggtggcttTAAATCTGCTCCTCCTAGACTGTATCTTCAGGACAGTGAGAAGGATTCCAAGATAGGAAAACACCACTATCAGGAAGGTGGTCACTGATGTCATTCCAGAGAGGACAATAAATAAAATCTGGTTGGACTGGGTATCAGAACAAGAAAGTTGAAAAAGTAATGGGATATCACAGAaaaaatgattaatgatgttgggCCCACAGAAAGACAGACCGAGCAAGCCGCTCAGGTGAGTGAGGGAGTTGGCGCAACCTAGGAGGTAGGAAGCAGTGACCAGGACGAGGCAGAATGTGGGGGTCATGCGACCTTTATAGTGAAGTGGTCGGCAAATGGCCACATACCGATCATACGCCATTGCAGCCAGGAGGAAGCATTCAGTGGTCAGGAACATGTTGACAAAGGAATACTGAAGGAAGCAGCCATAGTAGGAGATGACTTTCTGTCCGGCTATGTAGTTCACCAACATTTTAGGAATAAAGACCGAGGAATAGCAGCAATCCAAGAAGGCCAACtggcaaaggaaaaaatacttgGGGGAGTGGAGCAGGGCACTAGCCAAAATGACTGTGATAATCCAAACACTGCCCAACACAGTGATGAGATAGATGAGGAGCAACAGCGCGAAGATGACAGTGCTCAGCTCAGGGTCATCAGTCATCCCCAGGAGGATGAATTCAGTTATCACGCTGACATTTCTGTCAGCCATTTATTTACCTCCCCTACGAGGGATCTGCAGGGAAcaggagcaaaaagaaaatcaCCAGAGCACAGCTTGCACATATGAGTTCAAATGACTGGCATCTTGAGAAAACCACATTTTAGTTGGTAATAGTATTTCACAGTAAATTCAGTTCCTGAAAGCATAAATAATTAGCTTGATATGAAACTTTAGTTGGATTACTATTTCACCAGGGGATATGAATTGGCGTTATGTACACATGAGaacctttggaaaaataaaatctccttGGAAAGCCTCAATAGGAATATTTGTTTAACAAAAATACTTCAGGAAATGGATCCTTGAAAACACGTGATTCCAGATTTCAGGCACAAAGCAAGTACCTTATACTCTAAAGAAGATCCCTTAACAaagaacaataacaacaaaaatcatGTAGCTGCTGGGAGCAAGGGGGTTTCCCAGCCCAGGCCAAGTTTCCCATGAATCCGAGGAAACCGAAGcaggacaaggggaagggcaggttgggagaaagggtttCTATTGCTCACAGCTCGCTCAGATTCGCTGGCCAGCCCTCACTCTGTCGTCTCCAGTCCTCTCCAGCTGTGGTACCTGCACTCTCCTCCCCCCGCCTGCCCCTTCCAGCAGGTACTCCCTGGGCgtgtccctggtgactggcaggtatCAGACAAGTTAGGTaccaggaaagaagggaggagagaatggccgtttTCTCCCCACCCTTTGCCGCAGATGGaccagaggctctgctgtggtcAACATGCAtcggtatgtaaatggactaaggccaggcgggAGATtatggaaattctgggtgaacacttccatttaccccacaaacCTCAATATTTAATGCTATATATTCGAGACATCTAGAAAAATTACTCTCtatacatgttttaaattttgacaaaCTATACACATGACACATGTGAAACaataaaagcaataaacaaattAGAATATATAATATAGGTATATATGTAATATCCAGTAAAACTTAAcaattaccaaaaaaaatggaaaatgagaaaTAGGGATGTCTAGaatagagaatgaaaagaaattcaaactttattttttattataacatGTCATTATTAAAACACTTGTATTCTCTGCTACTCCAATAGATATTTATCATTTCATCTTctgattttttatagtatttattatttaatgattTGAATTAGCCCAtaccagattttttttcattaagtttcAATCAGAAAACTTTCTCAATATTGAAaaattgtttgttttaataaaaccGAGTATTCACAGTATCTCTAGGGATTCTGTCCTCCAAAAGTCCTGAGACAGATAAAAACACAAGCCAGAAACTACAAGAAAGAACCAAGCTTTCTCAAAAGCTCAAATCTTCTGGGAGCAAGGGGGTTTCCCAGTCCAAAAGCCTCAAATCTAATTGCTAGGACAGCGTGTATGTTTTTGGCACATTAGATCACATTGGATTTGGCTTTTTATTCAGGAAAAGTCAGATcattcaattaattttatttcaactttatCACATAACTCAgaatacatgaaaagattctgATATCTAATATATTTGGGAACctgttaaataatatttaaggAAAGTTTTCTT from the Manis javanica isolate MJ-LG chromosome 11, MJ_LKY, whole genome shotgun sequence genome contains:
- the LOC108383456 gene encoding olfactory receptor 5J3-like; translated protein: MADRNVSVITEFILLGMTDDPELSTVIFALLLLIYLITVLGSVWIITVILASALLHSPKYFFLCQLAFLDCCYSSVFIPKMLVNYIAGQKVISYYGCFLQYSFVNMFLTTECFLLAAMAYDRYVAICRPLHYKGRMTPTFCLVLVTASYLLGCANSLTHLSGLLGLSFCGPNIINHFFCDIPLLFQLSCSDTQSNQILFIVLSGMTSVTTFLIVVFSYLGILLTVLKIQSRRSRFKATSTCASHLTIVTLFYGTVIFTYLGTSSSCPYNTAKILSVFYTLLLPVLNLVTYGVRNTEAKEAMRKIIVRRIFAQ